A genomic stretch from Brucella sp. BE17 includes:
- a CDS encoding ABC transporter substrate-binding protein, with translation MKRVVVFSLLLVAIFVKEATAFPVTVESCGRKVTIEKAPAHAASYGSNLTEIMLALGLEGHMAGFIGQGDRLKASSFRDFPAIADLPELQRSYPSLELFLEKEIDFYFAGWSYGMRVGGEVTPDTLSAYGIPVYELSESCVRLGREVHPTFDYLYGDLENLATIFGVPERASALVSDYRKRIAKVEEDVRGKQQPSVFIYDSGERVAISAGGYSMPQAIIDAAGGSNIFSDVASNWIRIDWETMVDRNPSAIVIVDYGEVTADEKIAFLKSMPAFANVDAVRNERFLVLGYDDLTPGPRNVSAAERVAEFLHGK, from the coding sequence ATGAAACGTGTCGTCGTCTTTTCTCTGCTTCTTGTCGCTATTTTCGTGAAGGAAGCGACAGCCTTTCCCGTAACCGTCGAAAGCTGTGGCCGTAAAGTAACCATCGAGAAAGCGCCTGCACATGCGGCTTCTTATGGCTCCAATCTCACCGAGATCATGCTGGCACTTGGTCTAGAGGGCCATATGGCTGGCTTTATCGGTCAGGGCGACAGGCTCAAGGCATCGTCTTTCAGAGATTTTCCGGCGATCGCCGACCTGCCCGAATTGCAGCGCAGCTATCCTTCGCTGGAACTTTTTCTTGAAAAGGAGATCGATTTCTATTTCGCCGGATGGAGCTATGGCATGCGGGTCGGCGGTGAGGTTACGCCCGACACACTTTCAGCCTATGGTATTCCTGTCTATGAGCTTTCGGAATCCTGTGTGCGGCTTGGTAGGGAAGTTCATCCGACATTCGACTACCTCTATGGCGATCTGGAGAACCTGGCCACGATCTTCGGCGTTCCCGAGCGCGCCTCTGCTCTCGTGTCCGACTATCGCAAGCGTATTGCCAAGGTCGAAGAAGATGTCCGCGGCAAACAACAACCGAGTGTTTTCATCTATGATTCCGGTGAACGCGTCGCCATCAGTGCAGGCGGCTATTCCATGCCGCAGGCGATCATCGATGCGGCGGGCGGCAGCAATATTTTTTCCGATGTCGCTTCAAACTGGATCAGGATCGATTGGGAAACCATGGTGGACCGCAATCCGTCAGCAATCGTCATCGTCGACTATGGCGAAGTCACCGCCGATGAGAAGATCGCTTTCCTCAAAAGCATGCCCGCTTTCGCCAATGTCGATGCAGTCCGCAACGAACGCTTTCTCGTGCTGGGCTATGACGACCTGACGCCGGGCCCGCGCAATGTTTCGGCTGCCGAACGGGTGGCGGAGTTTTTGCATGGCAAATGA
- a CDS encoding iron ABC transporter permease, whose translation MANETTGGTLVHKRGQARLPLRSRQGLMLFCGCGLIVLALTLSVSLGSARIPFSTIWSIALHRLAPDMIEPFWSTGRENIVLSLRFPRALLAAIVGAGLGMAGAAMQGITRNPLADPHLLGVSAGAALGANVAILLVGNVLGPITVPFFAFAGALLATLLILAAAGMTRATDRTQLVLAGVAISFIISAAANLVILFADPRAVANVVFWMLGGFGLAQWSNLAMPFVAFLIAGLIFMINARALNALAMGDESATTLGIRVTRLRFTLLITSAFVTGVLVAFSGMIGFVGLMMPHIARFLIGGDNRLVLPASAMLGALFLVLADTIARTLLAPNDIPVGIITGFIGGLFFLAMLVRRR comes from the coding sequence ATGGCAAATGAAACCACAGGCGGTACCCTTGTGCACAAACGCGGCCAGGCGAGACTACCCCTGCGCTCCCGGCAGGGGCTTATGCTCTTTTGCGGTTGCGGGCTAATCGTCCTGGCGCTGACCCTGTCGGTAAGCCTTGGTTCGGCACGCATTCCCTTTTCGACCATCTGGTCGATTGCCTTGCACAGGCTTGCGCCGGACATGATTGAACCCTTCTGGTCGACCGGGCGCGAAAATATCGTTTTGAGCCTGCGCTTTCCGCGTGCGCTTCTGGCGGCAATCGTCGGGGCGGGGCTCGGCATGGCAGGAGCTGCCATGCAGGGCATCACCCGCAATCCGCTCGCCGATCCGCACCTTCTTGGGGTATCGGCTGGCGCCGCACTTGGTGCCAATGTGGCGATCCTGTTGGTCGGCAACGTTCTGGGACCAATAACGGTGCCATTCTTTGCCTTTGCGGGCGCGCTCCTGGCGACGCTGTTGATCCTTGCAGCTGCGGGTATGACGCGCGCCACCGACCGGACGCAGCTTGTGCTTGCCGGTGTGGCAATCTCCTTCATTATTTCCGCCGCTGCCAATCTTGTCATTTTATTCGCCGATCCGCGCGCGGTGGCAAATGTTGTCTTCTGGATGCTGGGCGGTTTCGGGTTGGCGCAATGGAGCAATCTTGCAATGCCGTTTGTAGCATTTCTGATTGCCGGGTTGATCTTCATGATCAATGCAAGGGCGCTTAACGCGCTCGCAATGGGCGATGAAAGTGCGACGACACTTGGCATTCGCGTGACGCGCCTTCGTTTCACGCTTTTGATTACCAGCGCTTTCGTGACCGGCGTGCTGGTGGCTTTTTCCGGCATGATCGGGTTTGTTGGCCTGATGATGCCGCATATTGCGCGGTTTCTGATTGGCGGCGATAACCGTCTTGTCCTGCCTGCGAGTGCAATGCTCGGGGCGTTGTTTCTTGTTCTTGCCGACACTATTGCCCGCACGTTGCTCGCGCCCAACGATATTCCGGTCGGTATCATTACCGGTTTTATCGGTGGTCTGTTTTTTCTCGCGATGCTGGTTCGCCGCCGCTGA
- a CDS encoding glycosyl transferase family protein has protein sequence MNGSGPKNSGAEGKAEGENLRLGQLRLLIALDSLLVEGSVGGAARQMGLSTAAMSRMLGQIREKFNDPILVRSGRRMVATPKAEALRGRLRRLANEADALMAADMEPTGDVNCSGHEGWSHSSIVTPPPLSIRKIIDLENHPTPEQLAVQFADIWSENDPTRRLAKYIAVVGRKEGHTRPLELREAEDALTTILTGKADPMQISALLRLIHYRGETAPELAGMVRAARGLYAVDKRIASPALDWPAYISPNSTQSPWFMQAAKLVARAGYPVVLHGYCGNGNLAGKLELAAEVLDIPVTLSHDTASDALRDKGVCFMPLASFAPQVNALLSLYPLFESRSSMNSVVHLLNPLNLNASFLGVSQPAYRDLHRDAGILLDMHSISVVSTSRDVAELTPQHNHIIYRHMHGQSSELFLPMLSKENGDKHASLSSFEHWHAVWLGTTVDKRAENTVIASAAMAMMTSAMADNDSYPAFHDKAAHLWRSRHRT, from the coding sequence ATGAATGGCAGCGGCCCTAAAAATAGCGGAGCGGAAGGCAAGGCCGAGGGAGAAAACCTGCGGCTTGGCCAGCTACGTCTGCTGATCGCGCTGGATTCACTTCTTGTGGAAGGAAGTGTAGGCGGTGCAGCCAGACAGATGGGATTGAGCACGGCTGCCATGAGCAGGATGCTTGGCCAGATTCGCGAAAAGTTCAACGATCCAATCCTTGTGCGCTCGGGACGCCGGATGGTGGCAACGCCCAAGGCGGAAGCCTTGCGCGGACGCCTCCGACGACTGGCAAATGAAGCCGATGCACTGATGGCAGCAGACATGGAACCGACTGGTGATGTGAACTGCTCGGGACACGAAGGCTGGTCACACAGCTCCATTGTAACGCCACCGCCCCTTAGCATTCGCAAGATCATAGATCTCGAAAACCATCCCACCCCGGAACAGCTGGCGGTGCAGTTTGCCGATATCTGGAGCGAAAACGATCCAACGCGGAGGCTCGCTAAATATATTGCCGTGGTGGGACGCAAGGAAGGCCATACCCGCCCGCTCGAATTGCGCGAGGCAGAGGACGCGTTAACGACAATCCTGACCGGCAAGGCCGACCCGATGCAGATCAGTGCTCTTTTGCGCCTTATCCATTATCGCGGCGAAACCGCGCCCGAACTTGCGGGCATGGTGCGTGCAGCGCGCGGTCTTTATGCCGTGGACAAAAGGATTGCATCACCAGCACTCGACTGGCCAGCCTATATTTCACCAAACTCGACACAATCACCATGGTTCATGCAAGCAGCAAAGCTTGTGGCGCGTGCTGGCTATCCTGTTGTCCTGCACGGGTACTGCGGCAATGGGAACCTTGCCGGGAAACTCGAACTGGCAGCCGAAGTATTGGACATACCAGTTACGCTGTCGCACGATACTGCATCCGATGCGCTAAGGGACAAAGGCGTTTGCTTCATGCCCTTGGCCAGTTTTGCGCCGCAGGTAAATGCCTTGCTATCGCTCTATCCGCTTTTCGAGTCACGTTCATCAATGAACAGCGTCGTGCATCTTCTCAACCCGCTAAACCTCAATGCCTCGTTCCTCGGCGTTTCACAGCCCGCATACCGCGATCTTCACCGTGACGCAGGCATACTTCTCGATATGCATTCCATTTCAGTTGTATCGACCAGCCGTGATGTCGCGGAATTGACCCCGCAGCACAATCATATCATCTACCGCCATATGCATGGTCAATCGAGCGAGTTGTTCCTGCCGATGCTGTCGAAGGAAAACGGTGACAAGCATGCAAGTCTCAGCTCCTTTGAACATTGGCATGCGGTGTGGCTGGGTACGACCGTGGACAAGCGGGCTGAAAACACCGTGATCGCATCGGCAGCCATGGCGATGATGACGTCCGCTATGGCCGATAATGACAGTTATCCCGCCTTTCACGATAAAGCGGCGCACCTCTGGCGCAGCCGCCACAGGACGTAG
- a CDS encoding TonB-dependent receptor has protein sequence MTSLFRELGADGLENRQKGGASLFLKTVLAGTCLSTAIIVSAGSAFAQAANNAANNAVTGSTATQEGIAVDGGVTLKQIVVSATGFEQNITDAPASISVVPGEELEKGAYRDLTDALKDVQGVAVTGASGEKDIFIRGLPGSYTLLLVDGKRQSTRDARTNGNSGFEQSFLPPANAIERIEVIRGPMSSLYGSDAMGGVINVITKKVSDKWGGSFTIDGTLQQHSKFGNSLQGSYYITGPIVPNLVGVQLWGRGLKRAEDKIIEGTPEQQDVDITGRINWTPNEDHDVMLELGKTRLRRDTTVGKTIGASGRNPVDAYNYNDRDHWSISHTGRWGPTTSDFSFMQEWAERTTFNWDNKAGDYVENLRSPHVRNSVLDGKFTTPFEFYGNHTLVTGGQFTDTVLTDQNPGRRTGLDEKFSVRQWALFAEDEWWITPDFSLTGGLRMDDHEIYGSHFSPRGYAVWHATEQLTLKGGISTGFKAPEIRTIAPGYAYTTGGAGCSYGPDGTCGVIIGDPDLQPEKSTSYEASVLWDNQSGLRLGATYFYTDFKDKISNALVLDANGNPQRWSEDPNYRLWYAFNIDDAVMQGVELTFNWEATDTITLRGNYTYTDSEQKTGDFAGLPLARTPKHMASLRGDWETPVEGLNAWAGANYHGEETNAGARIGSSGEAIYRDGKVVARKYKPYATFDLGGSYDFSENVTLNAAVYNVFDKKVDVDDFNTVVDGRRLWVSMTSRF, from the coding sequence ATGACGAGCTTGTTTCGGGAATTAGGGGCTGACGGTTTGGAAAACAGGCAAAAGGGCGGTGCATCGCTTTTTCTCAAAACGGTCCTTGCTGGAACCTGTCTTTCCACGGCGATTATCGTGAGTGCAGGTTCCGCTTTTGCGCAAGCTGCGAACAATGCCGCCAATAACGCCGTGACCGGGAGTACCGCCACTCAAGAGGGTATAGCGGTTGATGGAGGCGTCACGCTCAAGCAGATCGTGGTAAGTGCGACTGGCTTTGAACAGAACATCACCGATGCTCCTGCCAGCATCTCGGTTGTTCCCGGCGAGGAGCTGGAAAAAGGTGCCTATCGCGATCTTACCGATGCGCTGAAAGACGTGCAGGGTGTTGCCGTGACGGGAGCTTCGGGTGAGAAGGATATCTTCATTCGTGGGCTTCCCGGTTCCTATACGCTGCTTCTTGTAGATGGCAAGCGACAGAGCACCCGTGATGCGCGCACCAACGGCAATTCTGGTTTTGAACAGAGCTTTCTGCCGCCCGCAAATGCCATAGAGCGGATCGAAGTTATCCGTGGGCCTATGTCCTCGCTCTACGGTTCGGATGCGATGGGCGGCGTCATCAACGTCATCACCAAGAAAGTATCGGACAAGTGGGGCGGCTCGTTCACGATTGATGGAACGCTACAGCAGCATTCCAAGTTCGGCAATTCGCTGCAAGGCTCCTATTATATTACGGGGCCGATCGTGCCCAACCTGGTTGGCGTTCAGCTTTGGGGGCGCGGCCTCAAGCGTGCGGAAGACAAGATCATCGAAGGAACGCCGGAACAGCAGGACGTCGACATTACCGGGCGTATCAATTGGACCCCGAACGAGGATCACGATGTCATGCTCGAACTGGGCAAGACCCGACTTCGGCGCGATACGACTGTGGGAAAGACTATCGGTGCGTCGGGCCGTAACCCGGTCGATGCTTATAATTATAACGACCGCGATCATTGGTCGATCAGCCATACCGGCCGCTGGGGGCCGACGACTTCGGACTTCTCCTTCATGCAGGAATGGGCCGAGCGGACCACGTTTAACTGGGATAACAAAGCAGGAGATTACGTCGAGAATCTGCGTTCGCCTCATGTGCGCAATTCGGTTCTTGATGGCAAGTTTACCACACCGTTTGAGTTTTACGGCAACCACACGCTCGTGACGGGCGGTCAGTTTACCGACACGGTTCTGACCGATCAGAATCCCGGTCGACGCACTGGGCTCGACGAGAAATTCAGCGTGCGCCAATGGGCGCTTTTTGCCGAAGACGAATGGTGGATTACACCAGATTTTTCGCTGACCGGCGGTCTGCGTATGGACGATCATGAGATTTATGGCTCTCATTTCAGCCCGCGCGGCTATGCCGTATGGCACGCAACCGAACAACTCACCTTGAAGGGCGGTATTTCGACAGGTTTCAAGGCACCTGAAATACGCACTATCGCGCCGGGCTACGCCTATACGACGGGTGGTGCGGGCTGCTCCTACGGGCCGGATGGCACCTGTGGCGTCATTATCGGCGATCCTGACCTCCAGCCTGAAAAGAGCACGAGTTACGAAGCAAGCGTTCTCTGGGACAATCAGTCGGGCCTGCGCCTCGGCGCGACATATTTCTATACCGACTTCAAGGACAAGATTTCCAACGCACTCGTGCTGGATGCGAACGGCAATCCCCAGCGCTGGAGCGAGGATCCCAATTATCGTTTGTGGTACGCTTTCAACATTGATGATGCGGTCATGCAGGGCGTGGAACTGACTTTCAACTGGGAAGCGACCGACACGATAACACTACGCGGTAACTACACCTACACGGATTCCGAACAGAAGACGGGAGATTTTGCCGGTCTTCCGCTCGCACGGACGCCAAAACACATGGCGAGCCTGCGCGGTGACTGGGAAACGCCTGTCGAGGGTCTCAATGCATGGGCCGGCGCCAATTATCATGGTGAGGAAACCAATGCCGGTGCGCGCATTGGTTCGTCGGGTGAAGCAATCTATCGTGATGGCAAGGTGGTGGCGCGCAAGTACAAGCCATACGCAACCTTCGATCTGGGTGGCTCCTATGACTTCAGCGAAAATGTCACCCTGAACGCGGCCGTTTACAACGTCTTCGACAAGAAGGTTGATGTCGATGATTTCAATACCGTTGTCGATGGCCGTCGCCTCTGGGTGAGCATGACTTCACGCTTCTAA
- a CDS encoding alpha/beta hydrolase-fold protein has product MKALKNLKKKALLMLGSLFLLPAAQAAEPTTAFFEMKANGISYRIFTATPTEAAPENGYPVIYMVDGNRMLPMASKLMAENAKLKAVVVGIGYPTQDKDEIVKLRYFDFTPPTPQEAIAGRSSDVKTGGRDAFFDFIENQVKPEIEKRFHIDTSKQALFGHSLGGLFTLYAMFNHTDRFQTYAAADPSIWWNERSILKDKDRFVKAFTASPQPIRLLVEASGKRIRHPGQTAKDVERIRKLRGGPSGKDVYDELSKLPQMDAAFHRFDDENHGSMIPLSVSDSLNFILLGQNPQKN; this is encoded by the coding sequence GTGAAAGCTTTGAAAAATCTGAAGAAAAAGGCGCTTTTGATGCTTGGAAGCCTTTTCCTTTTGCCTGCCGCGCAGGCAGCAGAACCCACCACGGCATTTTTCGAGATGAAAGCCAATGGCATTTCCTACCGCATATTTACCGCAACGCCCACAGAAGCGGCGCCCGAGAACGGTTATCCCGTCATCTATATGGTTGATGGCAACCGCATGTTGCCGATGGCGTCAAAACTGATGGCAGAGAATGCGAAACTGAAAGCAGTTGTTGTCGGCATCGGATATCCGACGCAAGACAAGGATGAAATCGTCAAGCTGCGCTACTTCGATTTCACGCCACCGACCCCGCAGGAAGCGATAGCCGGACGATCCAGCGATGTGAAAACGGGCGGGCGCGACGCTTTCTTCGATTTTATCGAAAACCAGGTAAAGCCCGAAATCGAAAAGCGTTTTCATATCGATACATCGAAGCAGGCGTTGTTCGGTCATTCGCTGGGCGGCCTGTTTACGCTCTACGCAATGTTCAATCACACCGACCGGTTCCAGACCTATGCGGCCGCCGACCCATCCATCTGGTGGAACGAACGTTCGATCCTGAAAGACAAAGACCGTTTCGTTAAGGCCTTCACAGCGAGCCCGCAGCCGATCCGGCTGTTGGTCGAAGCTTCAGGTAAGCGCATCCGGCATCCGGGGCAAACCGCGAAGGATGTCGAGCGCATACGCAAATTGCGCGGAGGACCTTCGGGCAAGGATGTTTATGACGAGCTTTCTAAACTACCACAAATGGACGCAGCTTTTCATCGTTTTGACGATGAAAACCACGGCTCGATGATACCCCTTAGTGTCAGCGACAGCCTGAATTTCATTCTGCTTGGCCAGAACCCGCAAAAGAATTGA
- a CDS encoding siderophore ABC transporter substrate-binding protein: MLKIGQYLARFCGAAIMAVSLSSAAFAADISIKHAQGETAVPASPQKIIVLDLATLDNLDRLDVKVSGVPTLASFPDYLKKYESADYAKIGTLFEPDYEAINAAEPNLIIIGGRSAAKYGELAKIAPTIDLTVPAKDFIAGTKANVEKLGQIFDKEAQAKAETEKLDVDITALKAKTADKGNGLLILTTGGKISAYGPGSRFGVLHDVYGVKPAAPDLSIGNHGQPVSSEFILKANPDWLFVVDRDAAIGREGNSAKQVLDNELVRQTTAWQKDQVVYLNPQNWYLVGGGLTALHQTIDQLSAAFDKAK; the protein is encoded by the coding sequence ATGCTGAAAATCGGTCAATATCTTGCCCGTTTTTGTGGTGCCGCGATTATGGCGGTTTCTCTGTCGTCGGCTGCCTTTGCTGCCGATATAAGCATTAAGCATGCGCAGGGTGAGACAGCCGTTCCCGCATCGCCACAAAAGATTATCGTTCTTGACCTGGCGACGCTCGATAACCTCGACCGTCTTGATGTGAAAGTCTCCGGTGTGCCGACGTTGGCGTCTTTCCCCGACTATCTCAAAAAATATGAATCGGCCGATTATGCGAAGATCGGCACGCTGTTTGAGCCTGATTACGAAGCGATCAACGCGGCCGAACCCAACCTCATCATTATTGGCGGACGTTCTGCGGCCAAATATGGCGAACTGGCAAAAATCGCGCCGACGATCGACCTGACTGTGCCCGCCAAGGATTTCATCGCCGGAACCAAGGCTAATGTCGAAAAACTCGGACAGATTTTCGACAAGGAAGCGCAAGCCAAGGCTGAAACTGAAAAGCTGGATGTGGATATTACAGCACTAAAGGCGAAGACTGCCGACAAGGGCAACGGTCTTCTGATCCTTACCACCGGCGGCAAGATCAGCGCCTACGGGCCTGGTTCGCGTTTTGGCGTGTTGCATGATGTCTATGGCGTAAAGCCCGCCGCTCCCGATCTTTCCATTGGCAATCACGGCCAGCCAGTCAGTTCAGAGTTTATCCTCAAGGCCAATCCCGACTGGCTTTTTGTGGTCGATCGTGATGCGGCAATCGGGCGTGAAGGTAACTCGGCGAAACAGGTTCTCGATAATGAACTCGTCCGCCAGACGACCGCTTGGCAAAAGGATCAGGTGGTTTATCTCAATCCCCAGAACTGGTACCTCGTCGGCGGCGGTTTAACAGCCTTACATCAGACGATTGATCAGCTTTCAGCAGCGTTCGACAAGGCAAAGTAG
- a CDS encoding ABC transporter permease, translating to MKGFAATIVPAIFIVAVLAVISLFIGVGDVSLHALLNPKTAGEAWELLVVSRIPRTLAIILAGMSMGVAGMIMQMLTRNRFVEPSTAGTVESAGLGILLVILFAPQTPVFGKMLVASLTALAGTALFLVILRRIPMRSVLVVPLVGIMLGGVVSAITTFIAYRFDLLQSLNAWTTGDFSGVLRGRYELLWLAFALTIIAYIAADRFTVAGLGEDFTTNLGLNYTRVMVLGLIIVSTVSASVIVTVGAIPFLGLIVPNIVSQFLGDNMRRAVPWVAILGAGLVLACDIVGRLIRFPYEIPIGTMMGVVGSAIFLYLLVRRGSRLA from the coding sequence GTGAAGGGTTTTGCCGCAACCATCGTTCCGGCTATTTTTATCGTCGCCGTGCTGGCTGTGATCAGCCTGTTCATCGGCGTCGGCGATGTGTCGCTTCATGCTCTTTTGAACCCGAAGACTGCGGGGGAGGCGTGGGAACTGCTTGTCGTCAGCCGCATACCGCGCACCCTTGCCATCATTCTTGCCGGTATGTCGATGGGCGTTGCCGGCATGATCATGCAGATGCTGACACGTAATCGCTTTGTCGAACCGTCAACCGCGGGGACGGTGGAATCTGCGGGTCTCGGCATTCTTCTCGTCATTCTTTTTGCACCACAAACCCCGGTTTTCGGCAAGATGCTGGTAGCGTCTCTGACAGCGCTTGCGGGAACAGCGCTTTTTCTTGTGATCCTGCGCCGCATTCCGATGCGTTCGGTTCTGGTCGTGCCACTGGTCGGCATCATGCTCGGCGGCGTCGTCAGCGCCATCACGACCTTCATTGCTTATCGCTTCGATCTCCTGCAATCATTGAATGCGTGGACCACCGGCGACTTTTCCGGCGTGTTGCGTGGGCGCTACGAGTTGCTCTGGCTAGCATTTGCCCTCACCATCATCGCCTACATTGCTGCTGACCGTTTTACGGTTGCGGGCTTGGGTGAAGATTTCACCACCAATCTCGGACTCAATTATACACGCGTTATGGTGCTCGGTCTCATTATCGTTTCAACGGTGAGCGCATCTGTCATCGTAACCGTGGGCGCGATTCCCTTTCTCGGGCTGATCGTACCCAATATCGTTAGTCAGTTTCTTGGCGACAATATGCGCCGCGCCGTGCCATGGGTTGCGATATTGGGGGCAGGGTTGGTGCTGGCCTGCGACATCGTCGGACGGTTAATCCGCTTTCCCTATGAAATTCCCATCGGCACTATGATGGGTGTGGTCGGCAGTGCGATTTTCCTTTATCTCCTCGTACGGCGGGGATCGCGTCTTGCGTAG
- a CDS encoding iron chelate uptake ABC transporter family permease subunit: protein MRRYSAAIIAGLGLLALLSAIAFMTIGAKGSWAFILPFRATKLAAMVLVAYSIAVSTVLFQTVTNNRILTPSIMGFDAIYILIQTIAVFIFGSLHVAWLGPNVRFMSETVVMVLFAGSLYYWLFSGAARSLHLVMLVGIVCGVFFRSLSSLMQRMLDPNLFAVLQDRFFASFNTVNSDILLISAIIVAFVTLYGLRMMHVFDVLALGREQAINLGIDHSRVVRHILFMVTVLVAVSTALVGPITFFGLLVANLAYIVTGSAKHRLVLPVAALLAIICIVGGQTILERVFAFNTALSVIIEFVGGLVFIILLVRGHSR, encoded by the coding sequence TTGCGTAGATATTCCGCTGCAATCATTGCTGGGCTGGGCTTGCTTGCACTCCTGTCGGCCATTGCCTTCATGACGATTGGTGCCAAGGGAAGCTGGGCCTTCATCTTGCCCTTTCGCGCCACCAAGCTCGCTGCAATGGTGCTGGTCGCTTATTCGATTGCCGTATCGACCGTTCTTTTCCAGACCGTCACCAATAATCGTATCCTGACACCTTCGATCATGGGCTTCGACGCGATCTACATTCTGATCCAGACGATTGCCGTTTTTATCTTTGGCAGCCTTCATGTTGCATGGCTGGGGCCGAACGTGCGATTTATGAGCGAGACTGTGGTGATGGTGCTTTTTGCCGGATCGCTTTATTATTGGCTTTTTTCCGGCGCCGCACGCAGTCTTCATCTGGTCATGCTGGTCGGCATCGTCTGCGGTGTCTTTTTTCGCAGCCTTTCCAGTCTCATGCAGCGCATGCTCGATCCCAACCTCTTTGCTGTGTTGCAAGACCGCTTTTTTGCCAGTTTCAACACCGTCAATTCCGATATTCTGCTGATCTCGGCCATAATCGTGGCCTTTGTTACGCTTTATGGCCTGCGTATGATGCATGTCTTCGACGTGCTGGCGCTTGGGCGCGAACAGGCGATCAATCTCGGTATCGATCACAGCCGTGTCGTGCGGCACATTCTGTTCATGGTCACTGTGCTGGTTGCCGTGTCAACAGCACTTGTCGGGCCGATCACCTTTTTCGGCCTTCTCGTCGCCAATCTTGCTTATATTGTCACCGGTTCGGCGAAGCATCGTCTTGTCCTGCCTGTGGCAGCCTTACTTGCCATCATCTGTATCGTTGGCGGACAAACGATTCTGGAACGCGTCTTCGCCTTCAATACTGCGCTCAGTGTCATCATTGAATTCGTGGGTGGCCTTGTTTTCATCATTCTTCTGGTCAGGGGGCATTCACGTTGA
- a CDS encoding ABC transporter ATP-binding protein has translation MIEITKVSKSYHDSIVVDDVTLRLPRGGITSIIGPNGAGKSTLLSMVSRLLPMDKGRVTVDGLDVSTTSGDVLAKRLSILRQENAIHSRLTVRDLVTFGRYPYSKGRPNSNDLKHVEQAIHYLGLDTFSERFLDELSGGQRQRAFVAMVLCQDTDYVLLDEPLNNLDMKHAASMMKLLRRAADDLGKTVVLVLHDINFASCYCDHIVAMREGKVVHQGTPDQLIDPEILRDIYEMDICVEIIGGKRIGIYYL, from the coding sequence TTGATTGAAATCACCAAGGTCAGTAAATCCTATCATGACAGCATCGTCGTCGACGATGTGACCCTTCGCTTGCCGAGAGGCGGTATCACTTCGATCATCGGTCCAAATGGTGCTGGAAAATCGACCCTTCTATCCATGGTGAGCAGGCTTTTGCCGATGGATAAAGGCCGCGTTACAGTTGATGGTCTCGATGTCAGCACGACATCAGGGGATGTGCTGGCAAAACGCCTGTCGATCCTGCGCCAGGAAAACGCCATCCATTCGCGCCTGACGGTGCGCGACCTGGTGACCTTCGGGCGCTATCCCTACTCCAAGGGGCGTCCGAACAGCAATGATCTCAAACATGTTGAACAGGCAATTCATTATCTGGGTCTTGATACGTTCAGCGAGCGATTTCTCGACGAACTTTCCGGTGGTCAGCGGCAAAGAGCTTTTGTTGCAATGGTGCTGTGTCAGGATACCGATTATGTCCTGCTCGATGAGCCGCTCAATAATCTCGACATGAAGCATGCGGCGTCGATGATGAAGCTTCTGCGCCGTGCCGCAGACGATCTAGGCAAGACCGTGGTGCTTGTGCTGCACGACATCAATTTTGCGTCCTGCTATTGCGACCATATAGTCGCCATGCGTGAGGGCAAGGTTGTGCATCAGGGTACGCCGGATCAACTCATTGATCCGGAAATCCTGCGGGATATTTATGAGATGGATATTTGCGTGGAGATCATCGGCGGCAAGCGCATCGGTATCTATTATTTGTAG